From a region of the Alnus glutinosa chromosome 1, dhAlnGlut1.1, whole genome shotgun sequence genome:
- the LOC133877071 gene encoding 21 kDa protein-like, with protein sequence MKTQLPELLLSLLCATLLFHLQPIPAVGEPEPNGTTNAIDFIRTSCGTTLYPDICYTSLSRYANAIQQNPARLAKVAMSVSLAKAKRMAAYVSNISRQADYGADPRASAALHDCFTNFGDAVDEIRGSLKQMRQLSGGAGAESFSFQMSNVQTWMSAALTDEDTCTDGFQDVSDGSVKTDVCDRVARAKKFTSNALAFVNSYAAKGTP encoded by the coding sequence atGAAAACCCAACTGCCTGAACTCCTCCTCTCCCTCCTCTGCGCAACATTACTCTTCCACCTCCAGCCAATCCCAGCCGTCGGAGAGCCCGAGCCTAATGGCACAACAAACGCCATAGATTTCATCCGTACGAGCTGCGGCACAACGTTGTACCCGGACATCTGCTACACCTCGCTGTCCCGCTACGCCAACGCCATACAACAAAACCCGGCTCGGCTGGCGAAAGTAGCCATGTCCGTGAGCCTAGCCAAGGCAAAGCGCATGGCCGCCTACGTGTCCAACATCTCCCGCCAAGCCGACTACGGCGCCGACCCCCGAGCCTCGGCGGCGCTACACGATTGCTTCACCAACTTCGGGGACGCCGTGGACGAGATCCGCGGATCGCTGAAGCAGATGCGCCAGCTGAGCGGCGGCGCGGGAGCTGAATCGTTCAGCTTCCAGATGAGCAACGTGCAGACGTGGATGAGCGCGGCGCTGACGGACGAGGACACGTGTACTGACGGATTCCAGGACGTGAGTGACGGTTCCGTGAAGACGGACGTGTGTGATCGGGTGGCGAGGGCCAAGAAGTTCACGAGCAACGCGCTTGCGTTTGTGAACAGTTACGCTGCCAAGGGCACGCCTTGA